Proteins co-encoded in one Candidatus Manganitrophaceae bacterium genomic window:
- a CDS encoding sigma-54-dependent Fis family transcriptional regulator has product MKRADNTSTRILAVDDDAVACQLLAEILSDDGYRVESASGGREAVAHLEREFYDLIITDLKMPGVDGLEVLRRYKEQSPETLVILVTAFGSMESAIDAMKAGAFDYVSKPFREDEIKIVVRRALDQRRLQKENEQYRQEFTRTYGLNQIIGHSRLMTDIYKTVAMITDRNSTVLILGESGTGKELIARAIHYNGPRAGKPFVVVNCAALPEPLLESEMFGHVRGAFTGAIASKKGLFEEAEGGTLFLDEIGEMGLALQAKLLRALQEREIRRVGANDPIRVDVRIITATNQPLEQRVKEGRFREDLLYRLRVVTIPLPPLRDRREDIPLLADYFLKRYAAETKKRDLAFTPQALEAMSRYAWPGNVRELQHAIEQAVVLTTGRVILPEDLPLSVRDGPASEEGLPPFPLMSLDELQRQYLIRVLQEVSNRTEAARILGIDRRTLYRMARRHGISLAEEKGEEGHSE; this is encoded by the coding sequence ATGAAACGAGCCGACAACACCTCAACCCGAATCTTGGCCGTCGATGACGACGCCGTCGCTTGCCAGCTTCTCGCCGAAATCTTATCGGACGACGGATATCGGGTCGAATCGGCCTCCGGCGGTCGGGAGGCGGTGGCGCACCTCGAGCGAGAATTTTATGACTTAATTATCACCGATCTGAAGATGCCGGGGGTGGATGGTCTGGAGGTCCTTCGGCGCTATAAGGAGCAGAGTCCCGAGACGCTGGTGATCCTGGTGACCGCGTTCGGATCGATGGAATCGGCGATCGATGCGATGAAGGCGGGTGCCTTCGACTACGTCAGCAAGCCGTTTCGGGAAGACGAGATCAAAATCGTTGTCCGCCGTGCGCTCGACCAGCGACGCCTGCAAAAGGAGAATGAACAATACCGGCAAGAGTTCACCCGGACCTATGGCCTTAATCAGATCATCGGGCATAGTCGTTTGATGACCGACATTTATAAAACGGTGGCGATGATCACCGACCGGAACAGCACGGTCCTGATCCTGGGAGAAAGCGGAACCGGCAAGGAGCTGATCGCCCGGGCGATCCACTACAACGGTCCCCGCGCCGGGAAGCCGTTTGTCGTCGTCAACTGCGCCGCGCTCCCGGAGCCGCTGTTGGAGAGTGAAATGTTCGGCCACGTTCGAGGGGCCTTCACCGGCGCGATTGCGAGCAAAAAGGGGCTCTTCGAGGAGGCGGAGGGGGGAACCCTATTTCTCGATGAAATCGGCGAGATGGGCCTGGCCCTTCAGGCAAAATTGTTGCGGGCCCTTCAAGAGCGGGAGATCCGGCGGGTCGGCGCCAACGATCCGATCCGTGTCGATGTCCGGATCATCACCGCGACCAATCAGCCGCTCGAACAGCGGGTAAAAGAAGGACGCTTCCGCGAAGACCTTCTCTATCGCCTTCGGGTGGTGACGATCCCGCTGCCGCCGCTGCGCGACCGGCGGGAAGATATCCCGCTGCTGGCCGACTATTTCTTGAAACGATATGCCGCCGAGACGAAGAAGCGCGATCTGGCATTTACTCCCCAGGCGCTCGAGGCGATGAGCCGGTACGCCTGGCCGGGAAATGTCCGTGAGCTGCAACACGCGATCGAACAGGCGGTGGTGTTGACGACCGGCCGCGTCATTCTCCCTGAGGATCTGCCGCTGTCGGTCCGGGACGGTCCGGCCTCGGAAGAGGGTCTTCCCCCTTTCCCGTTGATGTCGCTCGACGAGCTGCAGCGGCAATACCTGATCCGGGTCTTGCAGGAAGTTTCCAATCGAACCGAAGCGGCGCGGAT